Within Candidatus Rokuibacteriota bacterium, the genomic segment CGCCTTGGCGAGCACCCACGAGCCGAACTGCCCGAACAGATCGCGCAGGTACTGGGCGGCGGCGACCGTGGACTTCTCCGGATCGAGCCGTTCGTCCACCCAGCGGTCCACGCGGAGCCCGTAGCGGCGCGCCGTGTGCTCCATGAACTGCCAGAGGCCCTTGGCCCCCGCGCGCGAGACGGCCACCGGGTTGAACCCGCTCTCGATCATGGCCACGTACGCCAGCTCCTCCGGGAGCCCGTGCTCCCGGAAGACGTCGCGCATCATCTCGAGGTAGCGGCCCGACCGGTTGAGCCAGAGAGCGACGATTCCCCGACGGCTCGGAGCCTGGAAGCGCTCCAGAAAGTACTCGACCCACTCGTTGATGACGACCGGGTACGGGCGGCGGAGCGGAGGCGCGAGCGTCTCCGGAATCAGCGTCTCGTGCGCCGGGACAATCGCTTCGTCGGGCTGGAGAGCCACGACGGCCACGCCTGAGCCAGCAGGCTCGGACGGATCGAGGCCGTACGCCTCCTCTGCCTCACCAGGCACGCTGGCCCAGTGGGTCACAGAAGGCGACAGAAGCTCGTCGCCGTCGGCCGGCAGCGTCGCGAGGACACCGCAGAGCGACAGCGCAGCGATCAGCAGGAAACGAACGACGCTCATACCAAACCGCAAATCTTGAACTTGGTTTCTACCACACGGGGTTGTGTCAGTCAACCAGGAAACGGCTGTGGGAAATTCCCTTGACAGCTTCGACCCGGAGAAGTAGAGTGAAGCGCTTGATAAGACGCGCCTTTTGATGATGGTCAGATCCCGAGGGAAAAGGAGGTGAAGTACGGATGACGTCGAGAAAAGCTTTCGCTCTGCTCGTGGCCGTGCTCTTCCTCTTCGGGACGACGGGAATCGCGCTGGCCCAAGCCAAGCAGCCCTGCGCCGCGAAACAGCCGTGCGCCGCCAAGCAGCCCTGTGCCGCGAAACAGCCGTGCGCCGCGAAGCCCATGGCCAAGGCGAAGACAGCCACGGGGACGGTGAAGTCTGTCACCGCGGATAGCATCGTGGTGGAAAAAGACAAGAAGGAGTGGACGTTCGCCGTGAGCGGGAAGGTGGCCGAATCTGCCAAGAAGCTGAAGGCCGGGGATTCGGTGACGATTTCCTACACCGAGGCTGCCGGAAAGATGAC encodes:
- a CDS encoding transglycosylase SLT domain-containing protein yields the protein MSVVRFLLIAALSLCGVLATLPADGDELLSPSVTHWASVPGEAEEAYGLDPSEPAGSGVAVVALQPDEAIVPAHETLIPETLAPPLRRPYPVVINEWVEYFLERFQAPSRRGIVALWLNRSGRYLEMMRDVFREHGLPEELAYVAMIESGFNPVAVSRAGAKGLWQFMEHTARRYGLRVDRWVDERLDPEKSTVAAAQYLRDLFGQFGSWVLAKAAYNAGELKVIQALERSRTNDFWALSRGRVLREETKRFVPAILAATLIGKDPERYGFDVTPDPPLTYDLVMAPPLLPLTRLAARAGIDAQELNRLNPELRRGVTPPGGPYPLKVPPGTEAAVSALLEQMASTLAKGTVHVVKPRESLWTIAKRHGVSVADLVRWNALANGSRIFPGDRLQVADPR